A part of Primulina eburnea isolate SZY01 chromosome 10, ASM2296580v1, whole genome shotgun sequence genomic DNA contains:
- the LOC140842926 gene encoding uncharacterized protein, producing the protein MEATSSGEHTPNNNDVTNQQQRSTQDMTNSSFSSYIIERRQMLTDNERERIHSMTQQRRQSYLARHRSNYQIRRMEFTSSISTSNQHDQQINWRLTQRTRQRSINEDARNMELAYRRTNYRRRQDNERSSIPNESNLGSNDFVAPNTMIQESTHNIGENLVDVTTVRQTCRSEPISFHTLTSNYERGSSSTRLPRPNSVHQDQQINWRLTQRTRQQSINEDARNMELARGRTNYRRRQDNERSSIPDESNLGSNDFVAPNTMIQESTHNIGENLVDVTTVRQTCRSEPISFHTLTSNYERGSSSTRLPRPNSVHQGNIFNENNVVFNIQRYPRPRRYHNLARNFGEIEINYRWQLSEPRM; encoded by the exons ATGGAAGCCACGAGTTCGGGAGAACATACACCAAACAACAATGACGTCACAAATCAACAACAAAGGTCTACGCAG GACATGACAAATTCTAGCTTCAGCTCTTACATCATCGAAAGACGACAAATGCTAACGGATAACGAACGTGAAAGGATACATTCTATGACCCAACAACGCCGACAATCTTACCTTGCTCGACATCGATCAAATTACCAAATTAGAAGAATGGAATTTACTTCATCCATTTCTACTTCAAACCAGCATG ATCAACAAATTAATTGGAGATTGACTCAACGTACCAGACAACGATCAATAAATGAGGATGCAAGGAACATGGAATTGGCTTACCGTCGTACAAATTATCGAAGGAGACAAGATAATGAAAGATCATCAATTCCAAATGAGTCTAATCTTGGTAGTAATGATTTTGTTGCACCAAATACAATGATTCAAGAATCAACTCATAACATCGGTGAAAATC TTGTTGATGTGACTACAGTGCGACAAACATGTCGCTCAGAGCCAATATCTTTTCATACTTTGACATCAAATTACGAGCGTGGAAGTTCTAGCACACGTCTGCCAAGGCCAAATTCTGTTCATCAAG ATCAACAAATAAATTGGAGATTGACTCAACGTACCAGACAACAATCAATAAATGAGGATGCAAGGAACATGGAATTGGCTCGCGGTCGTACAAATTATCGAAGGAGACAAGATAATGAAAGATCATCTATTCCAGATGAGTCTAATCTTGGTAGTAATGATTTTGTTGCACCAAATACAATGATTCAAGAATCAACTCATAACATCGGTGAAAATC TTGTTGATGTGACTACAGTGCGACAAACATGTCGCTCAGAGCCAATATCTTTTCATACTTTGACATCAAATTACGAGCGTGGAAGTTCTAGCACACGTTTGCCAAGGCCAAATTCTGTTCATCAAG gaaatattttcaatgAAAACAATGTCGTTTTTAACATACAACGATATCCACGTCCACGTCGATATCATAACCTAGCAAGAAATTTCGGTGAAATTGAGATAAATTATCGGTGGCAATTGTCTGAACCAAGAATGTAG